A region from the Panicum hallii strain FIL2 chromosome 1, PHallii_v3.1, whole genome shotgun sequence genome encodes:
- the LOC112877455 gene encoding casein kinase I isoform X2 has protein sequence MDHVVGGKFKLGKKIGSGSFGELFLAVNVQTGEEVAVKLENVKTKHPQLHYESKLYMLLQGGTGIPHLKWFGVEGEYNVMVIDLLGPSLEDLFNYCSRKFSLKTVLMLADQMINRVEYMHQKGFLHRDIKPDNFLMGLGRKANQVYIIDYGLAKKYRDLQTHKHIPYRENKNLTGTARYASVNTHLGVEQSRRDDLESLGYVLMYFLRGSLPWQGLKAGTKKQKYDKISEKKMLTPVEVLCKSYPSEFISYFHYCRSLRFEDKPDYSYLKRLFRDLFIREGYQFDYVFDWTILKYPQIGSNPRMRASERTSGAAGPSMDKIEKTPGEASGRRNPTGSMNQSDNYAQRPRETVSMSLKEIMHSTDRSGERTVERPRTSSRTGSASRRAIASSSRPGSSVEPSEQQYNRTSRLFSSNSGSRPSSTQRVNPSPGESRATSLSRAAVARGSRDEPLHRSLELLSLGGGKRK, from the exons ATGGATCATGTGGTCGGGGGCAAGTTCAAGCTCGGAAAGAAGATCGGGAGTGGATCGTTCGGGGAGCTCTTCCTGG CTGTGAATGTGCAGACTGGAGAGGAGGTCGCCGTCAAGCTG GAAAATGTGAAGACAAAGCACCCACAGCTTCATTATGAGTCGAAGCTCTACATGCTTCTCCAAGGAGGAA CTGGCATTCCACACTTGAAGTGGTTTGGTGTTGAGGGGGAGTATAATGTCATGGTGATCGATCTTCTTGGGCCTAGCCTTGAGGACTTGTTCAACTACTGCAGCAGAAAGTTCTCGCTTAAGACTGTGCTCATGCTTGCTGATCAAATG ATTAATCGGGTTGAGTACATGCATCAAAAGGGGTTTCTTCACCGTGATATAAAGCCTGATAATTTCCTTATGGGGCTTGGTAGGAAAGCCAATCAG GTGTATATAATAGACTATGGGCTTGCAAAGAAATATAGGGATCTTCAGACTCACAAGCACATCCCCTACAG AGAGAACAAGAACCTCACTGGAACTGCACGATATGCAAGTGTCAATACGCACCTTGGCGTTG AGCAAAGCAGGAGAGATGATTTAGAATCTCTCGGTTATGTCCTTATGTACTTCCTTAGGGGCAG CCTACCATGGCAGGGGCTGAAAGCAGGAACCAAGAAGCAGAAATATGACAAAATCAGTGAGAAAAAGATGCTTACTCCGGTGGAG GTACTCTGCAAATCGTACCCATCAGAGTTTATCTCCTACTTTCACTACTGTCGTTCATTGCGGTTTGAAGACAAGCCTGATTATTCTTACCTGAAAAGACTATTCCGCGATCTCTTCATTCGTGAAG GATACCAGTTCGATTATGTGTTTGACTGGACCATTTTGAAATATCCCCAGATAGGTTCCAACCCGCGGATGAGG GCAAGTGAAAGAACTAGTGGAGCCGCCGGACCTTCTATGGATAAGATTGAGAAGACCCCAG GCGAAGCGTCCGGTAGGCGGAATCCAACTGGCTCTATGAATCAGAGTGACAATTATGCACAGCGACCACGTGAGACCGTATCTATGTCGTTAAAGGAAATC ATGCATAGCACAGACCGGTCTGGGGAAAGGACTGTGGAGAGACCTCGTACATCCTCTCGTACAGGCAGCGCGTCAAGGAGAGCTATAGCATCAAGCAGCAGGCCAGGCTCATCTGTGGAACCAAGTGAGCAGCAGTATAACCGGACAAGCAGGTTGTTCTCTAGCAACAGTGGCAGTCGTCCATCAAGCACCCAGAGAGTTAACCCATCACCAGGCGAGTCAAGGGCCACCTCCCTTTCACGGGCAGCAGTTGCGAGAGGCTCCCGTGATGAGCCGCTCCACCGCAGCCTGGAGCTTCTGTCCCTGGGTGGCGGTAAAAGGAAATGA
- the LOC112877455 gene encoding casein kinase I isoform X1 has product MDHVVGGKFKLGKKIGSGSFGELFLAVNVQTGEEVAVKLENVKTKHPQLHYESKLYMLLQGGTGIPHLKWFGVEGEYNVMVIDLLGPSLEDLFNYCSRKFSLKTVLMLADQMINRVEYMHQKGFLHRDIKPDNFLMGLGRKANQVYIIDYGLAKKYRDLQTHKHIPYRENKNLTGTARYASVNTHLGVEQSRRDDLESLGYVLMYFLRGSLPWQGLKAGTKKQKYDKISEKKMLTPVEVLCKSYPSEFISYFHYCRSLRFEDKPDYSYLKRLFRDLFIREGYQFDYVFDWTILKYPQIGSNPRMRASERTSGAAGPSMDKIEKTPAGEASGRRNPTGSMNQSDNYAQRPRETVSMSLKEIMHSTDRSGERTVERPRTSSRTGSASRRAIASSSRPGSSVEPSEQQYNRTSRLFSSNSGSRPSSTQRVNPSPGESRATSLSRAAVARGSRDEPLHRSLELLSLGGGKRK; this is encoded by the exons ATGGATCATGTGGTCGGGGGCAAGTTCAAGCTCGGAAAGAAGATCGGGAGTGGATCGTTCGGGGAGCTCTTCCTGG CTGTGAATGTGCAGACTGGAGAGGAGGTCGCCGTCAAGCTG GAAAATGTGAAGACAAAGCACCCACAGCTTCATTATGAGTCGAAGCTCTACATGCTTCTCCAAGGAGGAA CTGGCATTCCACACTTGAAGTGGTTTGGTGTTGAGGGGGAGTATAATGTCATGGTGATCGATCTTCTTGGGCCTAGCCTTGAGGACTTGTTCAACTACTGCAGCAGAAAGTTCTCGCTTAAGACTGTGCTCATGCTTGCTGATCAAATG ATTAATCGGGTTGAGTACATGCATCAAAAGGGGTTTCTTCACCGTGATATAAAGCCTGATAATTTCCTTATGGGGCTTGGTAGGAAAGCCAATCAG GTGTATATAATAGACTATGGGCTTGCAAAGAAATATAGGGATCTTCAGACTCACAAGCACATCCCCTACAG AGAGAACAAGAACCTCACTGGAACTGCACGATATGCAAGTGTCAATACGCACCTTGGCGTTG AGCAAAGCAGGAGAGATGATTTAGAATCTCTCGGTTATGTCCTTATGTACTTCCTTAGGGGCAG CCTACCATGGCAGGGGCTGAAAGCAGGAACCAAGAAGCAGAAATATGACAAAATCAGTGAGAAAAAGATGCTTACTCCGGTGGAG GTACTCTGCAAATCGTACCCATCAGAGTTTATCTCCTACTTTCACTACTGTCGTTCATTGCGGTTTGAAGACAAGCCTGATTATTCTTACCTGAAAAGACTATTCCGCGATCTCTTCATTCGTGAAG GATACCAGTTCGATTATGTGTTTGACTGGACCATTTTGAAATATCCCCAGATAGGTTCCAACCCGCGGATGAGG GCAAGTGAAAGAACTAGTGGAGCCGCCGGACCTTCTATGGATAAGATTGAGAAGACCCCAG CAGGCGAAGCGTCCGGTAGGCGGAATCCAACTGGCTCTATGAATCAGAGTGACAATTATGCACAGCGACCACGTGAGACCGTATCTATGTCGTTAAAGGAAATC ATGCATAGCACAGACCGGTCTGGGGAAAGGACTGTGGAGAGACCTCGTACATCCTCTCGTACAGGCAGCGCGTCAAGGAGAGCTATAGCATCAAGCAGCAGGCCAGGCTCATCTGTGGAACCAAGTGAGCAGCAGTATAACCGGACAAGCAGGTTGTTCTCTAGCAACAGTGGCAGTCGTCCATCAAGCACCCAGAGAGTTAACCCATCACCAGGCGAGTCAAGGGCCACCTCCCTTTCACGGGCAGCAGTTGCGAGAGGCTCCCGTGATGAGCCGCTCCACCGCAGCCTGGAGCTTCTGTCCCTGGGTGGCGGTAAAAGGAAATGA
- the LOC112876907 gene encoding ABC transporter I family member 19-like — MTGEGNGDEGWRRSGIEVSALQFGYDGQPPLFVRFNLRIAPGSRCLLVGANGSGKTTLLKILAGKHMVGGRDVVRVLNGSAFHDTQLVCNGDLSYLGGSWSRTIGSAGDVPLQGDFSAEHMIFGVDGVDPVRREKLIDLLDIDLQWRMHKVSDGQRRRVQICMGLLHPYKVLLLDEITVDLDVVTRMDLLDFFKEECEQREATIVYATHIFDGLETWATDIAYIQEGELRKSAKYSDIEELKNAKNLLTVVESWLRSETKLPKKDPPRSETQPRRSSPFDSSPFRSSRHMAYYR, encoded by the exons ATGACCGGCGAAGGAAACGGAGACGAAGGGTGGAGGCGGAGCGGCATCGAGGTCAGCGCCCTGCAGTTCGGCTACGACGGGCAGCCGCCGCTCTTCGTGCGATTCAACCTCCGCATCGCCCCTGGCTCCCGCTGCCTCCTCGTAGGCGCCAATGGATCAG GCAAGACTACACTCTTGAAGATTCTTGCGGGAAAGCATATGGTTGGAGGAAGGGATGTGGTTCGTGTTCTCAATGGTTCAGCTTTTCATGATACTCAGCTGGTGTGCAATGGCGACCTTTCGTACTTGGGGGGCTCTTGGAGCCGGACTATTGGTTCAGCT GGCGATGTTCCTCTGCAAGGTGACTTCTCTGCTGAGCACATGATTTTTGGAG TTGACGGGGTTGATCCTGTTAGGCGAGAGAAGCTGATTGATCTGCTAGACATTGATCTGCAATGGCGCATGCATAAAGTTTCAGATGGACAGCGCCGCAGGGTGCAAATCTGCATGGGTCTTCTTCATCCATACAAG GTGCTTTTACTTGATGAAATCACCGTTGATCTGGATGTTGTGACCAGAATGGATCTCCTTGACTTCTTTAAGGAAGAGTGCGAGCAG AGAGAAGCCACCATTGTGTACGCCACCCACATATTCGATGGGTTAGAGACATGGGCTACCGACATTGCATATATCCAGGAGGGCGAACTGAGAAAATCGGCAAAATACTCGGACATCGAAGAGCTGAAGAATGCCAAAAACTTGCTGACCGTCGTTGAGTCATGGCTCCGATCAGAGACCAAACTCCCCAAGAAGGATCCTCCACGTTCAGAGACCCAGCCCAGGCGCTCCTCGCCGTTTGATAGTTCTCCTTTCCGCTCATCTCGCCACATGGCATACTACCGTTGA
- the LOC112879473 gene encoding kinesin-like protein KIN-10A, giving the protein MAPPTPSPRPGPPPTPQGGSLATPLRTPASKHRLHFPATTPKNAHHGGGVGAATEHPVEVIGRIRNLSSGGASALEIAGGGTAVRVRGDAGGCRDFTLDGVSVSEEEDLEGFYRRFVRSRIEGVRVGAKCTVMVYGPTGSGKSHTMFGCAKQPGIVYRALRDILEGGGGGEGDGSAGGGGDDAGFGAGLFVQVAVLEIYNEEIYDLLVGSGANAKGNAPKARLEVMGKKAKNATYLSGNEAGKISREVAKVEKRRIVKSTLCNDRSSRSHCMIILDVPSVGGRLMLVDMAGSENIEAAGQTGFEAKMQTAKINQGNTALKRVVESIANGDSHVPFRDSKLTMLLQDSFEDDKSKILMILCASPDPKELHKTVSTLEYGAKAKCIIRAAHAATPRDKISSEESSTMLNSRIVAMNQFIYKLQKENKLREKERNEAQNLLRLKEEELTQVRAKLKLIEGQEKAAKEEEINSKVMEKTQTLRSELTKMEEAMLRQQEELTALKQRLQEVEHEKVDARQPVQQDFIGGRLLARLSEMPAGLDQSMSMVMSMELDTGDQPQDVKVIKEDTRQQGHIWNHTATAGVCTGAVVQEDDVRLSGYPEKFVLSTVFEEGDEEDAERDSGLEEVCKEVVQESFKVDTTQHALAEPDDPATRKHRIENIFRLCGNHREVAKKPKVQSPTKEVFADENRSPTKHLFGEESKSAAKQAYGNENREPLAWGALETPMCDVKVAESPVSSQLSPIVCQVVDEPLSEQLKSCSAVEDSDQNKENSFAGHKEQDGLLEVYIKWESGNLIKGLKLLRNSCLSDLRKLIEAHFEEAGGKEQHQFTFLLLRDPSGAPVSREKEASVQISKLPHWNNQPDSYLACLRAAKKPAVDHMPFSPLDSKLNSVVKDTHLAGVLSPKVNQMSPNYIRELRA; this is encoded by the exons ATGGCGCCGCCCACCCCGTCTCCCCGGCCTggcccgccgccgacgccgcaggGGGGCTCCCTGGCGACTCCCCTCAGGACGCCCGCCTCCAAGCACCGCCTCCACTTCCCCGCCACCACCCCGAAGAACGCccaccacggcggcggcgtcggcgctgCCACGGAGCACCCGGTCGAGGTGATCGGCCGCATCCGGAACCTCTCCTCGGGCGGCGCGTCGGCGCTGGAGATCGCGGGCGGCGGGACGGCCGTCCGCGTGCGCGGCGACGCTGGCGGGTGCCGCGACTTCACCCTCGACGGCGTCTCCGtctccgaggaggaggacctCGAGGGGTTCTACCGCCGGTTCGTGCGCTCGCGCATCGAGGGCGTCCGGGTCGGGGCCAAGTGCACCGTCATGGTCTACGGGCCCACGGGGTCCGGGAAGAGCCACACCATGTTCGGATGCGCCAAGCAGCCCGGGATCGTGTACCGCGCGCTCAGGGACATCCTCGAGGGGGGAGGTGGTGGAGAAGGCGATGGTTccgccggtggcggcggggaTGATGCCGGGTTTGGGGCCGGGCTCTTCGTGCAAGTCGCAGTGCTTGAGATCTACAACGAGGAGATCTACGATCTACTCGTAGGAAGCGGGGCGAATGCTAAAGGAAACGCCCCCAAG GCAAGGCTAGAAGTAATGGGGAAGAAAGCCAAGAATGCTACTTACCTCTCTGGAAATGAAGCTGGGAAGATATCAAGAGAAGTTGCCAAGGTGGAGAAGCGTAGAATTGTCAAAAGCACGCTTTGTAACGACAGGAGTTCGCGGAGTCATTGCATG ATTATCCTGGATGTCCCGTCGGTGGGAGGGAGGTTAATGCTAGTAGACATGGCAGGATCTGAGAACATTGAAGCTGCAGGACAAACTGGATTTGAAGCCAAAATGCAG ACGGCAAAGATTAATCAAGGAAACACTGCTTTAAAgcgagtggtcgagtctattgCTAACGGCGATTCCCATGTTCCATTTAGAGACAGCAAGCTCACAATGCTACTGCAG GATTCATTTGAGGATGATAAATCAAAAATCCTGATGATTCTGTGCGCTAGTCCTGATCCAAAGGAACTGCACAAGACAGTTTCTACATTGGAGTACGGGGCCAAGGCAAAGTGTATTATCCGTGCTGCTCATGCTGCAACACCGAGGGACAAAATAAGCTCTGAGGAGTCATCTACAATGCTCAACTCAAGAATTGTTGCGATGAACCAGTTCATCTACAAGCTTCAAAAGGAGAACAAACTGAGGGAGAAAGAGCGTAACGAGGCCCAGAACTTGCTAAGGctgaaggaggaggagctgacACAAGTGAGAGCAAAGCTCAAGCTGATAGAAGGGCAGGAAAAAGCTGCTAAGGAGGAGGAGATTAACTCCAAAGTCATGGAGAAGACCCAgaccttgaggagtgagctaacgAAGATGGAAGAGGCAATGCTTAGGCAGCAGGAAGAGCTCACAGCACTAAAACAGCGACTACAGGAGGTTGAGCATGAAAAGGTAGATGCTCGTCAGCCAGTGCAACAGGATTTCATTGGAGGTAGATTGTTGGCACGGCTGTCAGAGATGCCTGCAGGACTTGATCAATCAATGTCAATGGTCATGTCTATGGAGTTAGATACAGGAGATCAGCCACAAGATGTCAAGGTAATAAAGGAGGATACACGCCAGCAGGGGCACATATGGAATCACACAGCGACTGCAGGTGTTTGCACTGGTGCTGTGGTGCAAGAAGATGATGTCAGGCTATCCGGGTATCCAGAAAAGTTTGTTCTGAGCACTGTATTTGAGGAGGGAGATGAAGAGGATGCAGAGAGGGACAGTGGTCTTGAAGAGGTGTGCAAGGAGGTCGTACAGGAGAGCTTTAAGGTGGACACAACGCAACATGCACTGGCTGAGCCAGATGATCCGGCAACAAGGAAGCATCGGATTGAGAACATTTTCAGGCTCTGCGGGAATCATCGTGAAGTAGCTAAGAAACCAAAAGTTCAGTCACCAACAAAGGAAGTGTTTGCAGATGAGAACAGATCACCAACAAAGCATCTGTTTGGAGAGGAGAGCAAGTCAGCAGCAAAGCAAGCTTATGGAAATGAAAACAGGGAGCCATTAGCATGGGGAGCTCTAGAGACCCCGATGTGCGATGTTAAAGTGGCTGAGAGCCCAGTATCTTCGCAACTTTCACCAATTGTATGCCAAGTTGTGGATGAACCTTTGTCGGAGCAGCTAAAATCATGCAGTGCAGTGGAAGATAGTGATCAGAACAAGGAGAATAGTTTTGCTGGACATAAGGAGCAGGACGGCCTGTTGGAAGTCTACATCAAATGGGAGTCTGGAAATTTGATCAAAGGGCTGAAGTTACTGCGGAACTCGTGCCTTTCAGATTTGAGGAAGCTCATAGAGGCGCACTTCGAAGAAGCAGGCGGCAAAGAGCAGCACCAATTCACTTTCCTGCTCCTCAGG GATCCTTCCGGTGCTCCAGTGTCAAGGGAGAAGGAAGCGTCGGTGCAGATAAGCAAGTTGCCGCACTGGAACAACCAGCCAGACAGCTACCTGGCCTGCCTGCGGGCGGCCAAGAAGCCGGCGGTGGATCACATGCCGTTCAGCCCGCTGGACAGCAAGCTGAACTCGGTCGTAAAGGACACGCACCTCGCCGGCGTGCTGTCACCCAAGGTCAACCAGATGAGCCCCAACTACATCCGGGAGCTGAGAGCTTGA
- the LOC112887206 gene encoding ankyrin repeat domain-containing protein 13C-B codes for MDDVSKYAHSPAHLAVARRDHAALRRLVAGLPRLPRAGEVTTEQESIAGEAVADAVSAVIDRRDVPRRETPLHLAVRLRDPVAADILMSAGADWSLQNADGWSALQEAVCTREEAIATIIARHYQPLAWAKWCRRLPRILASISRIRDFYMEISFHFESSVIPFIGRIAPSDTYRIWKRGAALRADMTLAGFDGFRIQRSDQTFLFLGDGARPEDAGGKELHPGSLIVLAHKDKEITDALEGAGVQPTETEVAHEVALMSKTNMYRPGIDVTQAELVPHLNWRRQERTEAVGQWKAKVYDMLNVLVTVKSRRVPGAMTDEELFAMDGEEKNGRGAELDAELDEVLTAEERKQLDSALRMGNNEEESEERGEEGDSGADHMDANGVVKDKKGWFGWGGKKGSKSDDKPSKAGSKDESGDPGKQKEKGSRKKKNTGPSGDSLKTESEYKKGLRPVLWLTPDFPLKTDELIPLLDVLANKVKAVRRLRELLTTKLPTGTFPVKIAIPIVPTIRVIVTFTKFEELQPLDEFATPPSSPTQFQDAKAKESEGSGSWYSWVRGGRGTQSGDSGDSRNWKDEVDPFHIPSDYTWVDTTEKKRRMKAKKAKSRRGTARKQSSKNTSEGGGHRPMMDGFEE; via the exons ATGGACGACGTGTCCAAGTACGCGCACAGCCCGGCGCACCTCGCCGTGGCGCGACGCGACCACGCCGCGCTCAGGAGGCTGGTCGCGGGGCTcccgcgcctgccgcgcgccggcGAGGTCACCACCGAGCAGGAGTCCATCGCGGGGGAGGCCGTCGCCGACGCCGTCTCCGCCGTCATCGACCGCCGCGACGTGCCGCGGAGGGAGACCCCGCTCCACCTCGCCGTGCGCCTCCGCGACCCCGTCGCCGCGGACATCCTCATGTCCGCGGGCGCCGACTGGTCGCTCCAGAACGCCGACGGCTGGTCCGCGCTCCAGGAGGCCGTCTGCACCCGCGAGGAGGCCATCGCCACCATCATCGCGCGCCACTACCAGCCGCTCGCCTGGGCCAAGTggtgccgccgcctcccgcgcaTCCTCGCCTCCATCAGCCGCATCCGCGACTTCTACATGGAGATCTCCTTCCACTTCGAGTCATCCGTCATACCATTCATCGGCCGCATCGCCCCGTCAGACACCTACCGCATTTGGAAGCGTGGGGCCGCGCTGCGGGCTGACATGACGCTCGCTGGCTTCGACGGCTTCCGCATTCAGCGCTCAGATCAGACCTTCCTGTTCCTGGGGGATGGTGCGAGGCCTGAGGATGCTGGGGGTAAGGAATTGCACCCTGGTTCTCTCATAGTCCTGGCTCACAAGGATAAGGAGATTACAGATGCGTTGGAGGGAGCGGGTGTGCAGCCAACGGAGACCGAGGTGGCACATGAGGTGGCATTGATGTCCAAGACGAATATGTACCGTCCTGGAATCGACGTGACACAGGCAGAGCTCGTGCCACACTTGAATTGGCGCCGGCAAGAGAGGACGGAAGCTGTGGGACAATGGAAAGCCAAGGTGTATGACATGTTAAATGTCCTAGTGACAGTGAAATCTAGGCGGGTGCCGGGGGCAATGACGGATGAGGAGCTGTTTGCGATGGATGGGGAGGAGAAGAATGGTAGGGGCGCAGAGCTTGATGCTGAGTTAGATGAAGTGTTGACTGCTGAGGAGAGAAAGCAGCTTGATTCTGCGCTTAGGATGGGGAACAACGAAGAGGAATCTGAGGAGAGGGGCGAGGAAGGTGACAGTGGGGCCGATCATATGGATGCGAATGGTGTGGTCAAAGATAAGAAGGGGTGGTTTGGTTGGGGTGGCAAGAAAGGATCCAAGAGCGACGACAAGCCATCCAAGGCGGGGAGTAAGGATGAATCGGGTGATCCAGGGAAGCAAAAGGAGAAGGGCAgcaggaagaagaagaatactGGTCCATCAGGCGATTCTCTTAAAACTGAAAGCGAGTACAAGAAGGGATTAAGACCAGTGTTGTGGTTGACACCAGATTTCCCTTTGAAGACAGATGAACTGATCCCTCTGCTCGATGTCCTAGCAAATAAAGTGAAGGCTGTCAGGAGGCTTAGGGAACTCCTGACAACCAAGCTTCCTACCGGCACATTTCCAGTCAAG ATTGCTATCCCTATTGTTCCAACGATACGCGTCATTGTGACGTTCACGAAGTTTGAAGAATTACAGCCTCTAGATGAGTTTGCCACACCACCTTCAAGTCCGACGCAGTTCCAGGATGCGAAGGCCAAAGAATCAGAAGGATCAGGCTCATGGTATTCGTGGGTAAGGGGTGGCCGAGGTACGCAGTCCGGTGACAGCGGTGATAGCAGAAACTGGAAAGACGAGGTTGATCCATTCCACATACCTTCTGACTACACCTGGGTTGATACCACTGAGAAGAAGCGGAGGATGAAGGCAAAGAAAGCCAAGAGCAGGCGGGGAACAGCCCGAAAACAATCATCGAAAAACACTTCAGAAGGAGGAGGCCACCGCCCCATGATGGATGGCTTCGAGGAGTAA